A stretch of the Pedobacter sp. MC2016-14 genome encodes the following:
- a CDS encoding ABC transporter ATP-binding protein has protein sequence MSKITGDAVNTDLLKRIFLYVKPYRKIFVWSIVLTILLALIAPVRPFLIKYTLDNYILNGNYNGLVSMTILMIFLLVLQSVIQYLHTLLTNTLGQSTIRDLRIAVFNHITQLRLKYFDRTPIGQLITRTVSDLETIADIFSEGLIVIIGDILMVIVIVGFMVYRDWALTLVVLLPLPLLMLATSKFQKAIKSAFQEIRAEVSNLNTYLQEHISGISIIQYFAREDQEFQKFKKINARYRDANIRSNWYYSIFFPVVEIISAMSMGLLVWYGAKSILEKPLDVTPGTITEFLLYISMLFRPIRELADKFNTLQMGMVGAERVFKVLDTDEVTENKGIYAPAQLDGSISFEKVYFAYTDENYVLKDISFEVKAGDTVALVGATGAGKSSTINILNRFYEIQKGEIKIDGIKIQDFELGYLRQHIATVLQDVFLFSDTIFNNITLNNPGISMDEVVDAAKKVGAHDFISRLPGGYYYNVMERGSTLSAGQAQLISFIRALVYNPAILVLDEATSSVDTETELLIQKAIDNLMKGRTAIVIAHRLSTIQKASQIIVLDKGEIKEKGTHQELLKLDGYYKKLYDLQFNSSGIVNTAMN, from the coding sequence ATGTCTAAAATCACCGGCGATGCTGTCAATACCGATCTGCTTAAAAGGATTTTTCTTTATGTAAAGCCTTACCGAAAGATTTTTGTGTGGTCTATTGTGCTTACTATTCTGCTTGCACTAATTGCACCGGTACGTCCTTTTTTAATCAAGTATACACTGGATAATTATATCCTTAACGGCAATTATAACGGTCTGGTGTCCATGACCATCCTGATGATATTTCTGCTGGTGCTGCAAAGTGTGATCCAGTATTTGCATACACTGCTCACCAATACGCTTGGGCAGTCTACCATCCGCGATTTGCGGATTGCGGTGTTTAACCACATTACGCAGCTGAGGCTAAAATATTTTGACCGTACCCCCATCGGACAGCTTATTACCAGGACAGTGTCCGACTTGGAAACCATTGCCGACATTTTTTCTGAGGGCCTGATTGTCATCATCGGAGACATCCTTATGGTGATTGTTATTGTGGGTTTCATGGTTTATCGCGACTGGGCACTTACCCTGGTGGTGCTTTTGCCTTTGCCTTTGCTGATGCTGGCTACTTCCAAATTTCAAAAAGCCATTAAATCTGCATTTCAGGAAATCCGGGCAGAAGTATCCAATTTAAACACCTACTTGCAGGAACACATCAGTGGCATTTCCATTATCCAATATTTTGCCAGGGAAGATCAGGAGTTTCAGAAGTTTAAAAAAATCAATGCACGCTACCGCGATGCGAATATTCGCTCCAATTGGTACTATTCCATCTTTTTTCCGGTGGTAGAAATCATTTCGGCCATGTCTATGGGCTTACTGGTTTGGTATGGTGCAAAAAGCATTTTGGAGAAACCGCTTGATGTTACCCCGGGCACCATCACAGAATTTCTACTTTACATTAGCATGTTGTTCCGTCCAATTCGGGAACTGGCAGATAAATTCAACACCCTGCAAATGGGTATGGTAGGGGCAGAGCGGGTGTTTAAAGTTTTGGATACAGACGAGGTGACGGAAAATAAGGGGATTTATGCGCCAGCTCAACTGGATGGATCAATCTCTTTTGAAAAGGTATACTTTGCCTATACGGATGAAAATTACGTGCTTAAAGACATCTCTTTTGAGGTAAAAGCTGGAGATACCGTAGCGCTTGTTGGGGCCACGGGTGCTGGTAAATCTTCTACCATTAACATTCTTAACCGCTTCTACGAAATTCAAAAAGGGGAGATTAAGATAGATGGCATTAAAATACAGGATTTTGAACTTGGCTATTTGCGGCAGCATATTGCAACGGTTTTGCAGGATGTATTTCTTTTTTCTGATACCATTTTCAATAACATCACCTTAAACAATCCTGGTATAAGCATGGATGAGGTAGTAGATGCGGCAAAAAAGGTGGGTGCTCATGATTTTATCTCCCGCTTACCGGGCGGTTATTACTACAATGTGATGGAAAGAGGCTCTACACTGTCGGCAGGGCAGGCACAACTCATCTCCTTTATCCGTGCATTGGTTTATAATCCTGCTATCCTGGTACTGGACGAAGCCACTTCTTCTGTAGATACGGAAACGGAATTACTCATTCAAAAAGCCATCGATAATTTAATGAAGGGCAGAACGGCTATTGTGATCGCCCACAGGCTATCTACCATCCAAAAGGCCAGTCAGATTATTGTGCTGGATAAGGGAGAGATTAAGGAAAAGGGGACGCACCAGGAGCTGTTAAAGCTAGATGGCTATTACAAAAAATTGTATGACCTGCAGTTTAACTCCAGTGGTATTGTCAATACTGCAATGAACTAA
- a CDS encoding molybdopterin-dependent oxidoreductase, with product MSEEWKALSDNRFKDYKLKVGGLVENPVELSVDDLRALNKEENITMHHCIQGWSGIAECGGIPIKALVELVKPHASVTTVVFYSFGEGLYGGTYYDTHTLENCLKPGSILTYEMIHNHYTMPLNS from the coding sequence GTGTCTGAAGAATGGAAGGCGCTGTCTGATAACAGATTTAAAGACTATAAGCTAAAAGTAGGTGGACTGGTTGAAAATCCTGTTGAATTGTCAGTTGACGATCTTCGTGCACTGAATAAGGAAGAAAATATCACGATGCACCATTGCATACAGGGATGGTCTGGTATTGCGGAATGTGGAGGTATACCAATTAAAGCGCTCGTGGAGTTAGTTAAACCTCATGCATCAGTTACTACAGTAGTCTTTTATTCTTTTGGTGAAGGATTATACGGAGGCACCTATTATGATACGCATACCCTTGAAAATTGTTTAAAGCCCGGATCAATATTAACTTATGAAATGATACATAATCATTATACAATGCCTTTAAATAGTTAA
- a CDS encoding FecR family protein yields MKKNFCGCGKFNRVCSLYKKEQAIMEFNSTEDFLENQSFINYCLKVNKQDVDFWTDYAAKHPDKLHFIEEATGLINDLQLLLMAEKLKPQAVSKLRTQLASGRRRLRISIGRSIAAAAAVLLIVAAAIFMFYPSQYHVSTPELAKFSVHRYFFQAGAKERKSVNLWDGSFVILDKGAKLIVDPTFGKSDRKLYLSGTAYFKVAKDKAHPFKVYTGQYVTTALGTAFRLQANNILRKLKVELEEGKVSIEKKNGRSWSLITTLNPNESISLGNDVFRPMNRRFSDVDLNRWKVQEVIFQNAPIKEVLLQLEIYYNVSITVENGAVVKDTFNGKFKHDSLQSVMEMLCFSINKKFKFIDKNHITIY; encoded by the coding sequence ATGAAAAAAAATTTTTGTGGCTGTGGTAAATTCAATAGGGTTTGTTCTCTGTATAAAAAAGAGCAAGCCATTATGGAGTTTAATTCTACTGAAGATTTCCTTGAAAATCAATCTTTCATCAATTACTGTCTTAAGGTAAATAAGCAAGATGTTGACTTCTGGACAGATTATGCAGCTAAGCATCCAGATAAATTACATTTCATAGAAGAAGCAACAGGTCTTATTAATGATCTGCAATTGTTGCTCATGGCAGAAAAGTTAAAACCACAAGCCGTTTCCAAATTGCGTACACAGTTAGCCTCTGGCAGAAGAAGGCTCCGCATTAGTATAGGAAGATCTATTGCCGCCGCAGCGGCAGTTTTGTTGATCGTAGCCGCTGCCATTTTTATGTTTTATCCATCACAATACCATGTCAGCACACCAGAACTGGCTAAATTCTCTGTACACAGATACTTTTTTCAGGCCGGGGCTAAGGAGCGCAAATCTGTTAATTTATGGGATGGTAGTTTTGTTATCCTGGATAAAGGCGCTAAATTAATTGTTGATCCAACCTTTGGGAAGTCTGACAGAAAGCTATATTTATCTGGTACTGCTTATTTCAAAGTAGCCAAAGATAAAGCTCATCCATTTAAGGTTTATACTGGACAATATGTAACCACAGCGCTAGGTACTGCATTTAGGTTGCAGGCAAACAACATCCTTAGAAAACTTAAAGTAGAATTAGAGGAAGGTAAAGTTTCCATTGAAAAGAAAAATGGACGTTCCTGGAGCCTGATCACAACTTTAAACCCAAATGAAAGCATAAGCCTCGGCAATGATGTGTTCCGTCCAATGAATAGGAGGTTCTCTGATGTAGACTTGAACAGATGGAAAGTTCAGGAGGTTATTTTCCAAAATGCACCAATTAAGGAGGTGCTTCTACAACTGGAAATTTATTATAATGTATCGATTACCGTTGAGAATGGTGCTGTTGTAAAAGACACTTTCAATGGGAAATTTAAACACGATTCTCTTCAGTCTGTAATGGAAATGCTGTGTTTTTCCATCAACAAAAAATTCAAATTTATCGATAAAAACCACATAACAATTTACTAA
- a CDS encoding immunity 26/phosphotriesterase HocA family protein, with protein MAKKLKTKIGDIFSVPIKETEKRYMQLIAFDLLQLNSDVVRCFSRIYSIGDSPNMEEIINNNVLFYAHCATDFGLKLICGQRLGIA; from the coding sequence ATGGCAAAAAAACTAAAAACAAAAATAGGAGATATATTTTCTGTGCCTATAAAAGAAACAGAAAAAAGGTATATGCAGTTAATCGCATTTGACTTATTGCAGTTGAATAGTGACGTTGTCAGATGTTTTAGCCGAATTTATTCAATTGGAGATAGTCCCAATATGGAAGAAATAATAAATAACAATGTCTTGTTTTATGCTCATTGCGCTACAGATTTTGGTTTAAAATTAATTTGTGGACAAAGGTTGGGAATAGCTTAA
- a CDS encoding RNA polymerase sigma factor — protein sequence MKTSQTESELWRLFCAGNEQSFIELYEKYYNTFFVWGCKWLGGEHEFVKDQLHDFFIYIWERRTKLSLDINVKAYLLTSFRRQLIYQWNRSKKFESTSELVDSPEMDESELLEAEAITEQFSRLEKALTLLSPAQREVVELRFLQNKSLQEIADLKNTTLRTTYNLLHRGMSRLRAEINEKKFLWLW from the coding sequence ATGAAAACAAGTCAAACCGAATCTGAACTTTGGAGGTTATTTTGTGCCGGGAACGAACAATCATTTATTGAGCTATACGAAAAATATTACAATACATTTTTTGTCTGGGGTTGTAAATGGCTTGGAGGCGAACACGAATTTGTTAAGGATCAACTTCACGATTTTTTTATTTACATATGGGAGCGTAGAACTAAGCTCTCTCTGGACATTAATGTTAAAGCCTATCTTTTAACCTCTTTCCGTCGGCAATTGATTTATCAATGGAATAGGTCTAAAAAATTTGAATCTACTTCTGAATTGGTTGATTCGCCAGAAATGGACGAATCGGAATTGTTGGAAGCTGAAGCAATAACCGAACAATTTTCCCGGCTGGAGAAGGCCTTAACCTTACTTAGCCCTGCGCAGAGGGAGGTTGTGGAGCTCCGGTTTCTGCAGAACAAGTCTTTACAGGAGATCGCAGATTTAAAAAATACTACACTCCGCACTACCTATAATTTACTCCATCGAGGCATGAGTAGGTTGCGTGCGGAAATAAATGAAAAAAAATTTTTGTGGCTGTGGTAA
- a CDS encoding DUF4304 domain-containing protein, translating to MDSKEFKELFFDTGKKYGLNKKFAGLFIESTECIFVTYLQKSSYGNYYQMIIKIYVQGMFGRTYVSNKELVKTDIGDVQTGEPKEYRRIFDFDVFLDDAERIEKLNRLFEEFILPFAKRSLTKQGLRQLAKNGDISLLPAVEKELAVL from the coding sequence ATGGATAGCAAAGAGTTTAAAGAGTTGTTTTTTGACACGGGAAAAAAATACGGCTTGAACAAAAAATTCGCCGGTTTATTTATTGAGAGTACAGAATGTATATTTGTGACGTACTTGCAGAAATCTAGTTATGGAAATTATTACCAGATGATAATAAAGATTTATGTGCAAGGTATGTTTGGTAGAACATATGTTTCTAACAAAGAATTGGTGAAAACAGATATAGGCGACGTTCAGACTGGTGAACCTAAGGAATATAGGAGGATTTTTGACTTTGATGTTTTTCTAGATGATGCAGAGCGCATAGAAAAATTGAATAGATTATTTGAAGAATTCATTTTGCCGTTTGCAAAGAGATCCTTGACAAAACAAGGATTAAGGCAACTAGCGAAAAATGGTGATATAAGTTTATTGCCCGCGGTTGAAAAGGAACTAGCGGTTTTGTAA
- a CDS encoding RHS repeat domain-containing protein, with product MIGSYLQSVDLRYNIRGWLTHINNSDLSSDGYNEDSNDVFGMEILYNASGCTGNTGIYNGQISGIKWKAKMDSHPYDNVGRAYNYSYDKLGQVRNALFFGNNGSGWTYRNGAYDEKNISYDLNGNILSLERNNWAGAVVFSMDNLTYSYKSSGGNDQLMQVIDANGTGGTYGFKNQSGDAEHYLYDDDGDLIRDKNKNLEYSYNDLGKVNRVTLLSYTHRYIQYNYDGSGVCLTKQVVDNGGTIKTTAYLEGFVAVDNMLSYINTAEGRVRTASGVGTYEYYIKDHLGNVRVSFENQGGVAVVRQENSFYAFGLVHNSSPVISGANKEITAGSIWDDDFGNDPDLYTMPYRQYDPVLARFNAVDPMAEKYDDLTVYNFAFNNPVTFSDPSGADPIGSWEELLSIINQLLNNPYGGYWNSFGGFGLFYDHQDAFDQIE from the coding sequence ATGATTGGAAGTTACCTGCAAAGTGTGGATTTGCGGTACAATATCCGCGGCTGGCTAACGCACATTAATAATTCAGATTTAAGCTCGGATGGTTATAATGAGGATAGCAATGATGTGTTCGGGATGGAGATCCTGTACAATGCTTCAGGGTGCACCGGAAATACGGGGATATACAACGGCCAGATTTCAGGAATCAAGTGGAAGGCGAAAATGGACAGCCATCCTTATGATAATGTGGGCAGGGCGTATAACTATAGCTACGATAAGCTGGGGCAGGTACGTAATGCTTTGTTTTTTGGAAACAATGGTTCGGGCTGGACATACCGGAACGGCGCTTATGATGAGAAAAATATCAGTTATGATTTAAACGGTAATATCCTGTCACTGGAGCGGAACAACTGGGCGGGGGCGGTAGTTTTTTCTATGGACAACCTCACTTACAGTTATAAGTCTTCCGGGGGCAATGACCAGCTAATGCAGGTGATAGATGCGAACGGTACCGGTGGAACATATGGCTTTAAAAACCAAAGTGGAGATGCAGAACACTATCTGTACGATGATGATGGCGACTTGATCCGGGATAAGAACAAAAATCTGGAATATTCTTATAACGATCTGGGGAAGGTAAACCGGGTTACACTATTGAGTTATACCCATCGCTACATCCAGTATAACTACGATGGCTCCGGTGTTTGTTTAACAAAGCAGGTGGTGGATAATGGCGGCACCATTAAAACGACAGCCTATCTGGAAGGTTTTGTTGCTGTGGATAATATGCTGAGTTACATCAATACTGCCGAGGGTAGGGTGAGGACGGCCAGCGGTGTTGGCACGTATGAGTATTACATTAAAGATCATCTTGGGAATGTAAGGGTTAGTTTTGAGAATCAGGGTGGCGTTGCGGTGGTAAGACAGGAGAATAGTTTTTATGCTTTTGGTTTGGTACATAATTCTTCGCCTGTTATATCCGGTGCAAATAAGGAGATAACTGCTGGATCGATATGGGATGACGATTTCGGCAACGACCCTGATTTGTATACGATGCCTTACCGGCAGTACGATCCTGTGCTTGCGAGGTTTAATGCCGTGGATCCGATGGCCGAAAAGTACGATGATTTGACGGTATATAATTTTGCGTTCAATAATCCAGTAACGTTCAGTGATCCAAGCGGAGCAGATCCAATTGGCAGTTGGGAGGAGTTGCTAAGCATTATAAATCAATTGTTGAATAACCCCTACGGCGGGTACTGGAATTCCTTTGGCGGCTTTGGACTCTTTTACGATCATCAGGATGCCTTCGATCAAATTGAATAG
- the mgrA gene encoding L-glyceraldehyde 3-phosphate reductase translates to MSHTPSSDRYSNMLYRRCGKSGLKLSALSLGLWHNFGDVDLMQNYRSILHTAFDQGITHFDLANNYGPPPGSAEINFGRILKEDFSGYRDELIISTKAGYHMWDGPYGEWGSKKNLVASINQSLKRMGLDYVDIFYHHRPDPETPLEETMAALDLIVRQGKALYVGISNYKPKEAAEAFKILRDLGTPCLIHQPKYSMFERWVENEGLLDVLERNGVGCIPFSPLAQGLLTDKYLAGVPSDSRVAKGVGFLTENNITEQRLQQIKALNNLALARGQSLAQMALSWLLKDERVTSVLIGASKPAQLMDSLRCLDNYVFSTEELQKIEEILG, encoded by the coding sequence ATGTCCCACACACCTTCTTCAGACAGATATTCCAATATGCTTTATCGCCGATGCGGTAAAAGCGGCCTTAAACTTTCGGCTTTATCACTTGGTCTTTGGCATAACTTCGGAGATGTAGACTTGATGCAAAACTATCGATCCATCCTACATACCGCTTTTGATCAGGGTATCACTCATTTTGACTTAGCGAATAACTATGGGCCACCTCCAGGTTCCGCGGAGATCAATTTCGGTCGGATCCTAAAGGAAGATTTTTCAGGCTATCGCGACGAGTTGATCATTTCAACTAAAGCGGGATACCACATGTGGGATGGGCCATATGGGGAATGGGGTTCAAAAAAGAATTTGGTTGCCAGCATCAATCAAAGCTTAAAACGCATGGGACTAGATTATGTTGATATATTTTATCATCACCGTCCAGATCCTGAAACACCACTGGAAGAAACCATGGCGGCGCTTGACCTCATTGTTAGACAGGGTAAGGCATTATACGTGGGCATCTCCAACTACAAACCAAAAGAAGCGGCTGAAGCTTTCAAGATATTAAGAGATCTGGGAACGCCATGCTTAATCCACCAACCCAAATATTCGATGTTTGAGCGTTGGGTAGAAAATGAAGGTTTATTAGACGTATTAGAGCGTAACGGCGTTGGCTGCATTCCCTTTTCTCCACTTGCACAGGGTTTGTTGACCGACAAATATTTAGCTGGCGTGCCTTCAGATTCCAGGGTGGCCAAAGGAGTTGGTTTTTTAACAGAAAATAACATCACCGAGCAACGTTTGCAGCAAATTAAAGCACTAAATAACCTTGCATTAGCCCGCGGACAGAGCCTGGCACAAATGGCATTGTCCTGGTTGCTAAAAGACGAAAGGGTTACTTCGGTTCTCATTGGTGCCAGTAAACCAGCACAGTTAATGGACTCCTTAAGATGTTTGGACAATTATGTATTCAGTACAGAAGAGTTGCAAAAAATTGAAGAAATACTCGGTTGA
- a CDS encoding DUF2846 domain-containing protein, with the protein MKLKILFGLILTTCAIFLLTAFKPQETGKICFIRSTNSIGSMVAYKVYIDDELVCNLKNKRYSTHNVTPGEHTVSVQNTGLSSHKKSRPLKITVAADKTNYLVVVNASDVYLQESVESSAQELLKRVAATAKCLPSEDKK; encoded by the coding sequence ATGAAACTAAAAATCCTATTCGGCTTAATCCTTACAACTTGTGCCATTTTCTTATTAACCGCGTTTAAACCCCAGGAGACAGGAAAAATTTGTTTCATCCGCTCCACTAATAGTATTGGTTCTATGGTAGCTTACAAAGTTTATATTGATGATGAATTGGTATGTAACCTAAAGAACAAAAGATATTCTACTCATAATGTTACACCTGGCGAACATACTGTTTCTGTACAAAACACAGGATTGAGCAGCCATAAAAAATCAAGACCTTTAAAAATCACGGTAGCTGCTGACAAAACGAACTATCTCGTTGTTGTAAACGCATCTGATGTATATTTACAGGAATCTGTTGAATCTTCTGCACAGGAATTATTAAAAAGAGTGGCTGCTACCGCCAAATGCCTCCCTTCCGAAGATAAGAAGTAA
- a CDS encoding aldo/keto reductase: protein MDRRRFISQTSLASLGMAFLPGIVTDVSAISISDTMNNFENAKSHKRFRPKYKSGFGGVAIGNGFHENPNIECLQAVEAAWNAGVRYYDTSPWYGLGTSERRLGLFLKDKPADEYTLSTKVGRILDPKENFDVTQAIWKGKMNFGYKYDYTASGVRRSVEDSLQRLGVSSIDIVYIHDLSPDNGDMKQDWLKYFEIAQKGAMPELTKMREEGLIKAWGFGVNTVEPILKAMEVADPDIFLSACQYSLIHHVDDLNKVFPKAAEKDISIVVGAPLCAGFLSGKDRYLYGGDFPTGVKEKLAALKKVADRHKVDLRTAALQFCAAPDVVSGVIPGAHTVEQATENAASFSTVIPADFWAELKKEKLIAANAPIPKT from the coding sequence ATGGATAGGAGACGATTCATTTCACAAACTTCGCTGGCATCACTCGGAATGGCATTTCTGCCAGGAATAGTAACCGATGTTTCAGCAATTTCAATTTCAGATACTATGAATAATTTCGAAAATGCGAAGTCGCACAAACGCTTCCGGCCTAAATACAAATCTGGCTTTGGCGGTGTGGCAATAGGTAATGGCTTTCATGAAAATCCAAATATAGAATGCTTGCAGGCGGTAGAAGCTGCCTGGAATGCGGGTGTAAGATATTATGACACCTCACCATGGTACGGATTAGGCACTAGCGAAAGAAGATTGGGATTGTTCCTTAAAGATAAGCCTGCTGACGAATATACCTTATCAACTAAGGTGGGCAGAATTCTTGACCCTAAGGAAAACTTTGATGTAACCCAAGCTATCTGGAAAGGAAAGATGAACTTTGGTTATAAATATGATTATACGGCCTCGGGCGTGCGCCGCAGTGTGGAGGACAGTTTACAGCGACTGGGCGTATCCTCGATTGACATCGTTTATATCCACGATTTGTCGCCAGATAATGGGGATATGAAGCAGGATTGGCTAAAATATTTTGAGATTGCGCAGAAAGGTGCCATGCCAGAATTAACTAAAATGAGGGAAGAGGGCTTGATAAAAGCATGGGGATTTGGCGTTAATACTGTAGAACCCATATTAAAAGCGATGGAAGTTGCAGATCCTGACATATTTCTTTCCGCATGTCAGTATTCATTAATTCATCATGTAGATGACCTGAATAAAGTGTTTCCTAAAGCAGCAGAAAAAGACATCTCAATTGTAGTTGGCGCTCCACTATGTGCGGGCTTTCTATCGGGAAAAGACCGTTACCTTTACGGAGGTGATTTTCCAACCGGTGTTAAAGAAAAACTGGCTGCACTAAAAAAAGTAGCAGACAGGCATAAGGTAGATCTGCGAACGGCGGCCTTGCAATTTTGTGCAGCACCGGATGTTGTATCCGGAGTTATTCCTGGAGCTCATACCGTAGAGCAGGCAACAGAAAATGCCGCTTCTTTTTCCACTGTTATACCGGCTGACTTCTGGGCGGAACTTAAAAAAGAAAAGTTGATTGCGGCAAATGCGCCTATTCCGAAAACCTAA
- a CDS encoding DUF2625 family protein, with translation MIDSINSAWPSIKLLSETATNAVNILPATPADSRRVITQLQQSTQSAIGAVVYYTGGILIDNGWIRILGSGHSAMKRNLTQWNNNKTTGKKLTLIADDALGGIYVLNDGGIPTDSGKVHYCSPKDLIYKSLETDYEGFLKFCFAGDLDKFYKGLRWKTWRQDVQKLSADEVYLFLPFLWKPQGGNIEKDIKKTIPVEQKYFLLLQEIERKKALKKVN, from the coding sequence TTGATAGATAGTATAAATTCGGCCTGGCCATCTATTAAGTTATTAAGCGAAACTGCTACAAATGCGGTGAATATACTGCCAGCAACCCCAGCTGATTCGCGACGTGTAATTACTCAATTACAACAGAGTACCCAATCAGCAATCGGGGCCGTTGTATACTATACAGGTGGAATACTCATTGACAACGGCTGGATTAGAATCCTGGGATCTGGGCATAGTGCGATGAAGCGAAACTTAACCCAATGGAATAACAATAAGACTACTGGAAAAAAATTAACGCTCATAGCAGACGATGCACTTGGCGGAATTTATGTCCTCAATGATGGGGGAATCCCGACCGATTCCGGAAAGGTTCATTATTGCTCACCCAAAGACCTAATTTACAAATCCTTAGAGACTGATTACGAAGGCTTTCTGAAGTTTTGTTTTGCTGGCGACCTTGATAAATTCTACAAAGGTTTAAGATGGAAAACCTGGCGACAAGATGTACAAAAGCTGAGTGCGGATGAAGTATATCTTTTCCTACCATTCTTATGGAAGCCTCAGGGAGGAAACATTGAAAAAGACATCAAAAAAACAATTCCGGTAGAACAGAAATATTTTCTGCTGCTACAGGAAATAGAAAGAAAAAAGGCTTTAAAAAAAGTTAATTAA